One Levilactobacillus namurensis DNA window includes the following coding sequences:
- a CDS encoding ParA family protein, which translates to MRAKTLLHFNFKGGVGKTTLSVMNTYLLGASKNKVLLIDLDPQANATEIMKATFNKEIEPAVSLYNGLLNFDLSKSVVTLTDNISIIPADWELSLWPGKAEKIKSHDRMLILSELIKSFKEQFDYIIIDVPPTLSIFTNNAILASDYISLVLQTQKQAYTSVLKTAQYMFQLKSDYQASFNVAGVILYLVKKDAKVDKEITQAAIDSFGDAVFSNRIWQQERVKLFSNEGIKNEDHWDKRAIGMYDMVLKEQLKRIGEMENG; encoded by the coding sequence ATGAGAGCTAAAACATTACTACATTTTAACTTTAAAGGTGGCGTAGGCAAGACTACACTGAGCGTCATGAACACATATTTATTAGGTGCCAGCAAAAACAAAGTTTTGCTGATTGACCTCGACCCACAGGCAAACGCTACCGAAATTATGAAAGCCACATTTAACAAAGAAATTGAACCGGCTGTGTCTCTTTACAACGGACTACTAAATTTTGATTTAAGTAAATCAGTAGTTACTCTAACCGACAATATCTCAATAATTCCAGCTGATTGGGAACTAAGTTTATGGCCTGGTAAAGCTGAAAAAATTAAGTCTCATGACCGCATGCTTATATTAAGTGAGCTGATCAAGAGCTTTAAAGAACAATTTGACTACATTATTATTGATGTTCCGCCAACACTCTCCATTTTTACCAATAATGCAATTTTAGCCAGTGACTATATATCATTAGTATTGCAAACTCAAAAGCAAGCTTACACGTCTGTTCTTAAAACTGCACAGTATATGTTTCAATTAAAAAGTGATTATCAAGCATCTTTTAACGTTGCTGGTGTAATTCTTTACCTCGTTAAAAAAGACGCCAAAGTTGATAAAGAAATAACACAAGCTGCCATAGATTCATTTGGAGACGCTGTATTTTCCAACAGAATTTGGCAGCAGGAACGAGTTAAGCTGTTTTCAAACGAAGGCATCAAAAATGAAGACCACTGGGATAAACGAGCAATTGGAATGTACGATATGGTGCTAAAAGAACAACTAAAACGGATTGGAGAAATGGAAAATGGCTAA